The Brassica oleracea var. oleracea cultivar TO1000 chromosome C6, BOL, whole genome shotgun sequence genomic interval GAAACGCATGGGAGAGATTAAAGAGCTACCAACTTGAATGTCCCCACCATGGTTATTCAGAACCACAACTCATTAATACCTCTTACGGTGGTATTAACTTGCACTACCAAATCACGCTTGACACAGCCAGTGAAGGGAGCTTCAGTACCAGGAACCCTGAAGAGGCAAAGCGTTTGATCAAGAATGTAGCTACAGGTAGATCCTACGAAATGATGGACGTAGAGCGAGGAAGGAGAGTTGACTCAATGGATGGGCCACCTTTAGCCAAAATTAAAAAATCTCTAGATTCGCTTCATTCTGCTCTAGAGGGACAAAACCAATTTGGGATTTACCAAATTGACGATGATCCCCTTTCTGAATTAGAACAACAAGTAGATTTCGTAGATATCCCAACCTTGAAATATAGGTACCCTATCGCTAACCCGAAAGCTTTACCCAAAATTACGATGCTACTGTTTGATCACGCCGAGGCAGAGCAAAATTTAAATTAAACCAAGCTTTCACAGGAAATCACAAAATGGCCATAATCTACAGTGAGCTAATGAGGAAGTTCGACACTTTAAGTGAACACATTAAGAGACTGGACGGTCAAGTCACGGAAAATGCGACCACCATCAAAAGGGAGACAGGACGTCTCCCTGGGCGGACTGACGCAAATCCGAAACGTAAAGTTAATGCTGTGTTACTAAGGAGCAGAAAACGCCTCATCCCGAGCACAATAAAGATCAACAACACAGAAAAATGTGCTGAAGTTGAGAAAACCGGCGAAAATAGGTCACGACCAATAATCCTTGATAGCCCCAATCCCGAATCAGAAACACCTCAAGAGAAAGAGAGTTCCAATACTGAGGAAGCAGCCATCGACCTCGAGGAGGAAGAAGAGGAGTTGGAAGAAGATGTAGAAAACGATCGACAAGAAGGAACCAACGTCGATCGACCCACTACGGTAAATATCGATCGACAAACTGGGAACAATGTCGATCGACACTGAGCTCCTACTGAACCAGCCGTAGAGAGAGTATATTGGACTCTACCACCCTTTCCTCCTAAAAAGACACAGACGAAGCGAGAATTAGATAAGGCGATCTGCAAGAAAGCATTCGATAAAATCACGTTGGAGATGCCTTTGAGTGATGCCATAAATGTTTCATCATCAATAAAGAAATATGTAAAGGTCATGGTATCCAGCAGCTTCCCAGCTGCTGAACACAGCGTCATGATGGTTTCAGAGGAAGTAAGTGCAATAATCCAAGGTGAAACCCCGGTCAAGAGACCTGATCCGGGCAGTTTTGTTCTAGATTGCAATATACGAAATTAAAGTTTTTCTCGATCCCTCTGTGATTTAGGTTCCATCGTAAACCTCATGCCACACTCTGTCGTGATATCCTTGGGATACGACGAGTTCAAACCTACCAAAATAACTTTTGTTCTTGCCGATAGATCCGTTAGAGTACCTGAGGGAGTACTTGACGACGTGTCAACAAAGATAAACGACTGTCACGTACCTACGGATTTCGTTGTGCTGAAATATCAGAATGAACCGAAAGATCCCCTCATTTTGGGTAGACCTTCTAGCTACAGCTGGTGCGATCATCGATGTCAAGGAAGGTAGGATATGTCTAAACATTTGAAAAACATTATGATGACCTTTGACATGGAAAATCTGATAAGACGACCCTTAATCGATAAACACACTTCCTACGTGGACTATATCTCTGAGTTGGCTGAAGAATCTTTCATAGACATGTGCTCAGACGATCCCCTGGAAAAAGTACTCACGTCCAGTGAGGAAGAAACAATTAGTGTTGACAGCAGAGCTGAGGAATACACACGATTGATGGACGCAAGTATGGAAGTAGCGAATGTTGATGACATAGAGGATGACACTTTGGAAATAAACGTCGATCGATATTTGGAAAAAGCTGTCGATCGACAACCATCTCCCTTAGAAGATTGGGATCCTGAAAAAGCACCAAAGATTGAGTTAAAGAAACTACCCGCTGGACTCAAATATGCCTTTCTCTATAAAAATTCCTACCACGTAATCGTGAACGCCAATCTGACTAATGTAGTAAACAAACTGCAAAAATATAAGAAAGCCCTCGGATACTCTCTCGAGGATGTTCATGGTATTTCTCCAGACATGTGCATGCACCGGATTCACCTAGAAGACGATTCAAAATCGACAGTGGAGCACCAAAGGCGACTAAACCCAAACTTGAAAGAAGTTTTCAAAAAGGAAATAAACAAACTTCTAGATGATGGGGTCATTTACCCAATTTCGGATAGCAACTGGGTTAGCCCTGAGCATGTCGTACCAAAAAAGGGCGGAATCACTGTGGTGAAGAATGACAAAAATGAGCTCATCCCTACGCGAACTGTCACCGAACATCGGATGTGCATCGACTATAGGAAGTTGAACGCTGCCACAAGGAAAGATCACTTCCCTTTACACTTCATTGATCAAATGTTGGAAAGATTGGCAATCACCAATATTATTGTTTTCGTGACGGTTATTCCGGATTTTTCCAAATCCCTATACATCCTGACGATAAAAAAAGACCACTTTTACATGCCCTTACGGAACATTCGCATACCGCAGGATGCCTTTCGGTCTTTGTAATGCTCCCGCCAGTTTCCAACGCTGCATGATGTCAATCTTCACAGATGTGATAGAGGATTTCATGGAAGTTTTTATGGACGTTTTCTCTGTGTATGGATCCAGTTTCAAAACTGTCTCGATAACCTATGCAAAGCCCTGGCAAGATGTGAAGAAAAGAACCTCGTTCTGAATTGGGAGAAATGCCACTTTATGGTTAACGATGAGATCGTCCTAGGACATAAAGTGTCCGCTGCTGGCGTAGAAGTAGATCGGGCGAAGATTGAGGTAATGACCGGCTTGCCTGCATCTACGAACGTAAAAGACGTGAGAAGTTTTCTCGGACACGCCGGATTTTACAGGATGTTCATACAAGATTTTAGCAAAATCGTTAGACCTCTCACTTTCCTCCTCTGAAAAGACGTTAAATTCGACTTCACACCAGAATGCATAAAGTCTTTTGAGGAAATAAAGAAAGCCTTGATAACTGCCCCCATCGTACAAGCACCTGACTCGAATCTTCTTTTCGAAATCATGTGCGATGCGAGAGATTTCGCTGTAGGAGCAGTTCTAGGCCAAAGGAAAGACAAAAAGCAACATGCAGTTTACTATGCCAGTCGAACACTCGACGAGGCACAAAGGAATTTCGCAACAACATAAAAAGAACTGCTTGCTGTAGTTTATGCATTTGAAAATTTCCGCCAATACCTGGTCGGCTCGCGAGTCATCGTCCATACTGACCACGCTGCGATTAAATATTTAATGCAAAAGAAAGATACGAAACCACGACTCATGCGATGGATCTTTCTACTTCAAGAATTCGACATAGAGATTAAAGATTATAGAGGAGTAGAAAACAGAGTTGCAGATCATCTTTCACGGATACGAATAGAAGATGGCGTTCCTATCGATGACTTCTTACCAACGGAAAAAGTTTACCAAACGGATTCATTCGTCGGAAATGTATGTCTCACTTCCGAAGAACTGTCGATTGACGACAATGATGCTATGTCGATCGACGACATAGATACTATGTCGATCGCCACTCCAGATGATCTAAACAAAAAAATAAATCCCATAATCCCACCTTCGATATAAAAGTAAACGTCGCATACAACGAGCTGCACCCTGACCATGATTCACCCGTAGATGAAAGTCTGCATTGGGAAGTGCACGCAGTCGAAAAAGGTTCAAGGAGCAGACTTTTGTACGCTGATATAGTGAACTATCTAGCTTCTGACATAGAACCCGAAGAGCTGAGAGGGTGTACAAGGAAAAAGTTTTTAAGAGAAGCTAGGAGATATCACTGGGACGAACCATATCTCTTCAAGCACTGCTCTGACGGGATGTATAGGCGTTGCGTCGCCGAAACTGAAACACCCGATATTTTATTCCAATGCCTTGGATCCGACTATGCTGGATATTTTGAAACCTTTAAAACGGTATCAAAAATTCTTCAAGAAGGATTCTGGTGGCCGGCTATGTTTCGTGATGCTCATGCGTCCATAGCACAATGCGACAGATGTCAACGGAGAGGAAAAATCAGTAAAAGACATGAAATGGAACAGAAATCTATTCTAGAAGTAGAAGTATTTGACTGTTGGGGGATAGATTTCATGGGTCCTTTCCCCTCCTCCTACGGGAATAAATATATCTTTGTCGCTGTTGATTATGTGTCAAAATGGGTCAAAGCAGTAGCTTCCCCAACGAACGACGCATCTGTAGTTATTAAGCTTTTCAAAAGCATTATCCTCTCTAGAATTGGAATTTCCCGAATAGTCATAAGTGATGGTGGATCCCATTTCATTAACAAAATTTTTGAAGGACTACTCCGGAAGAACGGAGTGCATCATAGAGTTGCTACACCCTACCACCCGCAGACGAGCGGGCAGGTAGAAGTCTCAAATCGACAGATCAAAGAAATCTTAGAAAGGACTGTAGGAACATCTAGAAAAGATTGGACTAGAAAATTGGACAATGCACTCTGGGCTTACCGGACTGCTTTCAAGACTCCCTTAGGAACCACCCCATTTCACCTGCTTTATGGAAAATCATGTCACTTACCGGTTGAGCTGGAACACAAAGCAGCCTGGGCTACTAAATTATTAAATTTCGACATCAAACCAGGAGCCGAAAGGAGGCTCATACAGCTTAACGAGCTGGATGAAATAAGACATTTAGCCTACGAGAGGTCAAAGATATACAAAGAAAAAACGAAAGCATATCATGATAAAAAGATCATCTCCAGGCACTTCGAACCAAATGATCAAGTGCTGATGTATAACTCTCGGCTAACACTATTTCCCGGAAAACTCTGATCTCGTTGGTCAGGTCCTTTTACTGTTGTGAGTGTCAGCATATTCTACAATGAGTGGCTGACGGTCTCCATCGAGCCGATGCGGTTCGTCGATCCAGACGTGATCCGATCGTTGGGCATCAATCAGACCTCGAGGACTTGTTCGAAGAGCTGGGTATGGGGAACATGGCCACTAACGCACAGGTTCTCTACCCGGAGCTGGTCCATCAGTTCATGGCCACGGTGAATGTCTACTATGCGAACGAGAGGGCAAAGAGAGCTAATGAGGGTATCTTGACCTTCTTAATTCGCGGCATCTGCTATAGAGTCCCTCTCTCGACTCTCTGCACTATCTATGGGTTCGAGAACGAGGGTCAGCACGCCATCGTACCCGACTTCGCAGGGATATCGACATTTCGGGGGCACATAGCCACCGGCTTCTTCGACTCCGCAAAGACTCTTCAGACGGACATCCATCACCCGACTCGGCGCTACTTCAAGAAGGTCCTTACCAACACTCTGTTGTGCAAGATGGAACCTAGTAAGGTTCGGGTGCAGAAGCTCACATTGGTCTATCACGCGGTGAGGAGTTTGGTTCACATGGAGGACATCGATGAGCCCGCAGACGACGTGTGGCCCAACATTGGAGCCGTATTTGCTGAGCATCTGGCCAAGCTCAAGATGAAGCCGTTCTAGTCAAAGGGAAAGAAGAAGGAGACAATCAGGAGCCTACTACTTACCCCGATTTTCCTACATTGCGGAGTCCCGTTAGACGATGCTGAGATGGATGACCGGATCATCTACATAGATGCAGCGCACCTCACGAGCACCCAGTGGCTCAAGGAAGACTGCCACCGGTGCTTCAGGGATGAGGACGGCACGCACTTGGTGAGGCTGCCACTTCGTACACTCACGGACTTCGGCCATGGCCTTACCAGCATTCAGTTCCGCCCTGACTCATGATAGACCATGGATTTGACCCATTTTCGTCCATAGTTTATAGGTGTTTTTACTATCTATTATTATATTATAGTGTCTATTTATTATATTTATAGGATCAGGAGTGATTTGGAGATAAGTGATGATTTTGGAGCATTTTGGAGATATTTGGAGCAAGCACCCGAGATGATAATCGAGCTCGACCATCAGTCGATGTTCACACTTGAACATCGATTGACAGCGAAACGCGCAAAAAGCTCGTTTGGTCACAACCAACTTGAAGCCCAAGTCTTCACCAATTTACAAGATTTTCCCTAACGAGTTTTAACCTAATTATATAAGACTTGCCACCATGTTAGAGGCAAAGTGTGCTTTTCTGTGTGTTTTAGTTTAATTAATTTCAGCAAAAGGTTTTAGGATTGTGATAGATTGGAGAGAAGATCCAAAGTTATATTTTGTGATTGGGACTCCATTTATATCTATTTTACTATTCTATGAAGTTTTTTAACCTAATTGCTTTCATGAATTGCTTGGCCATGTCTGAGTAGTTCCACTGTTAGATTTAGGGTTTAAATAGGTTATGAGAGATTAGCCCCAACTATAGATTGCTGAGTTGTGGTAATTGTCATTAGGATTATCCAACTCATTAGGCATCTGTAGGATTATAATTCCAAGTTTCCTGAATAGAAACCCTAAGTCTAGCTATTTCCTTTTAAGCATTAAAACCTCAACCAATCAATCGAGCAATTACTTGCTTAACCAAAACTGCAAATTTACATTTTAAATCTTAAAAACTTCATACTTAACAAATCATATTAGATCCATTAGGTTCCCTAGCTCCCTGTGAATTCGATCCCTAAGTACTACAACTCGACCTCTTATTTAAGAGAGTATAAATCACTCCTTAGGGTAATTTTAGTGATATCAAATTTGGTGTCGTTGCTGGGGAGCTTTGATCGCCTATTGATTTAATTTTTGTTAAGTTTCTGACATAAAATTTTTTTCTTGGATTTTCAGGTACATTTCCCAGCAGTACTAGAAGTAACAAGGAAACTCAACTACTGTTCTCACCAAATCCTGTAAGCTTGGAGAAGGTCAGAGGATAGATGCTCGGGGGCTGCAATCCCTGAGTCCGACACTGAAGCTACAGGAGCCACTCTACCTGTAGATGAGGCTGCTCGAACCAGAACGTTGGCTGACTACAACCGTCCAGATCAGTTCTACACCAACCGATCAACCATTCGTCCTCCCACTATTCAGAGGGATTTCGAGTTGAAGCCACAGTACTACACACTCGTGGGACAGACACCCTACTATGGGTTATCTCACGAGCATCCTATGGACCATCTGAAGAGGTTCGAAGATCTTATATCTGGTATTAAAGTCGAGGGATTCTCTGAAGACTACTTCCTATGCAAGCTCTTCAAGTACTCACTTGCCGGAGATGCTTCGCATTGGCTTAAGCAGTTACCACCAAGATCTCTGACATCCTGGGACGCCATCAAGAATGCATTCTTATGCAACTTCTTAGATGAAGTGCGTGTTGAAGACTTGAGGAGCAAGATTGCTACATTCACTCAGGAGCCTGCNNNNNNNNNNNNNNNNNNNNNNNNNNNNNNNNNNNNNNNNNNNNNNNNNNNNNNNNNNNNNNNNNNNNNNNNNNNNNNNNNNNNNNNNNNNNNNNNNNNNNNNNNNNNNNNNNNNNNNNNNNNNNNNNNNNNNNNNNNNNNNNNNNNNNNNNNNNNNNNNNNTTCAACACCAGGAATCCAGAGGAGGCAGTGAAGGTTATTTAAACCTAGCATCTAGCAGCAGCACCAAAAACACTGACTTTGAGAGGAAGAAATCTGCCACCATCCTTGGGAATGATTAGATGGATGAGGTGAAGGCAAAGCTGGACAGTGTTCCCAGGCTTCTCAAGAAGCAGGTCTGCTTGGTTGATGAAGCAGAGGTTGTAGGCTCAGAGGGCAGAGCAGAGGAAGCAGATGTGAACTTCATCAGTGGAACTGGATTCCAAGGTTCGGGAACCAGGGAGGAAACATAAACTCCTATGGAAATAGGGGTAACTTCAACCAGAGTTCGCAGCACCAGAACCCCTACAACAAAAACTACAGCAACAACAGGGGTTATGAAAGCTCCTACTACCAGAAGCCACCACCGCCAACTCAAGAGAGCAAGATTGAGGAGATGCTTGATAGAGTCCTAGAGGGACATCAGCGCATGACGGTGGACTTCAATGGGAAGATTGATTCTGTCTACACCAACCTGAACACAAAGTTTGAAACTCATGTGAAGAAGCTAGAGATGCAGGTTGTTCAGATAGGAGAAGTTGTTAAGAGGCAGGGAGCCTTAACAAAAGGGGTAGAAGATGATGTGATGCGACACCACGTGAATGCCATCATTGGGGATGATTTCTGGCAAGTGGTGAAGAACGAGAAGCTGCAAGAAGGAGATTTCGAAGTAGAAAGTCTGATGAGTTTCGGCGGATCACATTTGTGTCGATCGACGCCAAGCCACGAACATCGATCGACATATGTCATCCAAAATCGATCGATGTCCTCTCTTGGACATCGCTCGACAACACCTACGGAATCAACCGCATCTTGCAAAGCCGTGAGGATCATGACTCACGAGGAGTTCGCAGCAAAACACCCACATCCGCCCAGCTTTGTCTACGTAAACATCGATCGACATTCTGACCCCACCATCGATCGACATCAGGAGCCCGTCACCGATCGACAACCTCAAGCGCCTATCGATCGACGAGCACCGATTACGTACCAAGTGCATATGCCAAAGATAGATGTTGCACGTCTTAATGCACTCAGGCCCAAACCCAAACCTTCAGAAAACATACCGGAGACCGTCAGGACACCTTCAAATGATGGATTGGATCCTATGGAAGTTGATAGGGTTCCTAAGGGAAGAACCCTAAGAAAAAGAAAGGAAAAAGTGGCGAAACATCTGAAGAGGGGGGCCAATGAAAAGGAAAATGAAAGTTTCCAGAAAAGAGTCTTCAGGATTCATCTTCATAAGCCATTCAATGAAGCTTATTATACCCACATATTGTGGATGTTCTTCAGAGAAACTAGAGAGACAGAAGAAGACATCAGGAAAATGTTCTGTGAAGCTAGAGAAAAGATGAGGATGAGAATTACATTGAAGAAGAAGAGTGATCCTGGGCAATTTGTAATACCTTGCACAGTGAAGGGTACTGAATTCCCACATGCCTTGTGCGACACAGAAGCATCAGTCAGCATCCTACCTAGGGTTATTGCAGACCATCTGGGTCTGCAAGTGGAGCCTTCACAAGAATTATTCACTTTTGTGGATTTTTCCCAGAGGAACTCAGGAGGAATTGTGAGAGACCTAGAGGTGCATATTGTTAATGCCCTAGTTCCAGTAGATTTCCATGTCTTGGACATCAAGCTGAACTGGAACTTTTCTCTATTACTTGGGAGAGCCTTCTTGTCAACAGTGGGAGCAGTGTGCAACTTGCAAACCAACCAGTTGTGTCTAACACTCATCGATCCTAATGCCCACTACAACCCTATTCCAGTCAATAAGCCACATGCGACCTCCAGAAGAATCAATGATCCAGGAATCATTGCAGCTTGCCACTGTGGAGTCGATTATGAGACAGAATACTCAGCGTCGATCGAGACTCCCACTGCAATATCGATCGACAGTGCCCATATGAAATCGACCGACACCCCACAGGAAGAATCGGTCGACAGTAGTCAAGGAGAATGGGAAAGCAACTACTATATTCTCCCTATGGCAACACACACCATGCATACAGAGGAGAATGATGAAGATTATGAGGAAGAACGAGCTATAGAGCAAAGAGCGACTCTTGACGAGGAAGATAGATTTCTCCATCATTCCTCTTGGAAAAAGAAGTTGCCATCGATCGACAGATACGGTTCAACATCGATCGACACTCAACCTCACCAACCGAACCACCATCAGATATCGACCGGTAATGCCTACTTTCCATCGATCGACACTAACGTTGACGCTACCAGAGACAGAGATTACTTAACTGGCAGTTGGGCAGATAATCGCTATCACGAGAGCTACGCTGTAGAGACAGCGTACCGTGATCAAGGAGATGATGAACTTAATGAGGGTTTCACATACGAGGAGCTTCTCAACATGCAAAGACGCGATGAAACAGATCAGAATCAAGCAGCAGCTGCTTGGGAAAAAACACGTTTCAGCCATCCGATCGACAGGGAGAGCCGTCCATCGATCGACACCAATCATTCACAATCGATCGACATCAATAATACAACATCGATCGACATCCGTCCAAAACCAAAAATCACTGTAAGCGAAAAAGATAAATCTGTTAACCAGTATCTAACGCCAGACGAATTTGGTATTTTCAGGGACCCAGATGGCTACGCAAGAGCAATAGACGGACGTACATTGCACGTATCTCGAGAGGACATCGCAGACATCCTTCAGACAGCTAATGGAGCAGACAACCTGTTCATACATCAATGCAGCATTCCAGAACACTAACAGAAGGCTACAAAAGAGTTCTATGACACAGCTTGTGGCATAGACAAAAGCTTCAAACGGAGGACTCGCCATCCAACTCAACCATCGATCGACGTTGACGCCCCAACATCGTCCGACAGAAGGCCAGAATTCGGCAGAAGAGCTTTCGATCTTTTGGGTACCAGGAGATTCTACTAAGAAGAGAAGGATGAGTATGGAATCTACAAAGATGATCAGGGATACGCCAGAGATCTAGATGGACACACCATTCGTGTTCACAACAGAGATATCAGAAGACTTCTGGAAAGAGCTTCAAGAGATGAGCCAAGCTACATATGTCTTCCTGAACATGCTTGTTCATTCACACAGACCAAGCTGGTACCAGAGATCTACACCAAGGACGAGATCGATGAGATGTTCTATGGAGTCTGTGGAGAACACGAGAAGAACAAAGAAGCCTTACAGCTGAACCTTGATGGTGTCTACTATCCACTGAATGATAGTATCAGTTGGCTGACGATTTGCATGGAGGATATGAAGCAAGACATAGCCAGAATTCAGAACGCGACTGACGTTGCTCGACCTACATCGATCGACAACCACTTCCACACATCGATTGACAGTCGCTTACGCACATCGATCGACAACCGCATACCAGCATCGGTCGACGCCAACCCACCACAACCACGTTTGATAAAGTCTCAACCAGATTTTCACACCAAGGCAAAGATAGATGAGATAGTATAAGGGATCTAAAGAGTTCTGGAATCTACAGAAGAGAGGCTTGATGGGAGATGTGATGACATATATTTCCCAATGGATCTTAGCATTAGTGCTTTGACCTCAAAGATAGAAGCTAGTCAGGGGGAATTGGTGGAGATTCAGAGTTACATTGCCCGTCGACCAGAAGTATCACCATCGATCGACAGACGCAACAACAAATTGACCAATATTCATCAACAAATATCGGACGACAAAGCTTCAAACCGAGGGAGGCTAGTTCAGAAGATAACATCCGACATGTCTGATACACACAACCATGGAGAGGAGATCTCAGCTGACACATACACCAGACTTATGAGACATCAGTTCAATCCGGAGAGTCTTGGAGATAGATTGCAGAAGATAGAAGATGCAACTACAATAATGAAGGACAAATGGCGCAAAGGAGATGAAGCAATGAGAGACATCACTGGTACATGGTTCAACAAGCGCAAAGAAGATATGGAGACTTGTTTCCCAACAAGTGCCAACTTTCAACATCACTAGCCCAATCACCTCCAAAGTCAAACTAAATGACTATAACAAAGCGCTGAGTGGAAGGCAACTCACTATTAGGTAATATTTATTTAGTTTTTATTAACATATTATTTATGTTGGCTTTTATTTATTGCAGGTCATAAAAAAAAAATAGATCCGAGTAGACGATTGCCCTTAGTATCGACCGATGAGGCACTGTCGACATCGATCGACAGGACAACACCTGCATCAACCGATATCAACATCCTTACATCGGTCGACATCCATTCCGGTCTGGTATATCGTTCTAACTCGTTACATTGAGTACTTATGATTTATTATCACCATAACTCCGACTGAATTTACACTGGGGACAGTGTAGTTTAAGTCTGGGGAGGTTTACTGATATTAGTTTATTCATGAATTATTAAAATATATTTTCAAACATAAAGTTTTTATTGAGTCAAGAAGGGGATAATGAACTTATTAGATTTTTCCTTGTTATCTAACCACTCTTTAGTACCATTCTAGATTTACTGATTGCAGATAGTACTAAAGATACTAAAGTGGATCAACCTGTCATCTATGTTACACTTGCTAAGATTGTTTGAAGGAACCAAAGCTGACATCCAATACTAAACTTGACACAGCTGCTTGTCTTGGGGCTTGGTATACATGGGATCGGATTCTTCAAACAAGTCTGGAAAGCAAAGCCTTGTGTAGATAGATTTATCACCCTCTCTCTCTCTATTTTCGAAATATAGATATGAAAAAAAATAGTAATAATATTTATATTTATATATATTAGAGATTTATTTAGGAAGGAATTCGAACAGGACTTGGTGGCTACAACCAATAAGGCTTGCTTCATATGAATTCTATAGGTAAAGGATTAGAACAGGATGGTGGCTACAACCATTAAGGCTTGCTTCACAAATAATCCTAGGATATAGGTCAAAAAGAAGTGAACATGACTTGGTGGCAACCACCATTAAGGCTTGATTCATGAAAGCCTGTCCAATCTTGGTCAATGATCTTGCAAAATAAGCAGACTTTGACTAGGAGAGAAATTAGTAGAGAGAGAGGATATGAACTAATGTTTACCTGCAGGTCCAGATACTTTTTTGAAATTCTTTGCATCATATGATCGATACTCCCAAGGTAAAGCCTACACTTTTATTTGTGCTAAGAAATGAGGTTGGTAAAGGGGAATGTCAGACAAGATTTGCTAAGTTGTTGGCTAGATGAATTTGGTTGCTAAGTTAGGATATGGTATAATGTGCTTCTGTGATTAGGACTTTTCAGGTGTGGATTGCAATATTGTAGAGGTGATGATTCAAAGTTTTAAATCATGGCCCCTAACGAGTTTTAACCTAATTATATAAGTTTTGCCACCTTGTTAGAGGCAAAGTGTGCTTTTCTGTGTTTTTAGTTTAATTACTTTAGGTTTTTAGGATTTTGATAGATTGGAGAGAAGATTCAAAGTTATATTTTGTGATTGGAACTCCATTAATATCTATTTACTATTCTAATGAAGTTTTCTTACCTAATTGCTGTTATGAATTGCTATTTTAGGATTGTGGTAGATTGGAGAGAAGATCCAAAGTTATATTTTGTGATTGGAACTCCATTTATATCTTTTTTACTATTCTATGAAGTTTTCTAACCTAATTGCTTTCATGAATTGCTTGGCCATGTCTGAGTAGTTCCATTGTTAGATTTAGGGTTTAAAGAGACTATGAGGGATTATCGATCACACTGCTATTGATCGAACACATTTGTTTGGGTCATTTGATCTAGTTAATAGACAAGTTCAAACATGCGATATGGACTTGTTGAATTGACAGTTGAGCTTTACATTATCATGCATGCAACTCATTAGGCATCTGTAGGATTAAAATTCCAAGTTTCCTGTATAGAAACCCTAAGTCTAGCTATTTTCTTTTAAGCACCAAAACC includes:
- the LOC106297506 gene encoding uncharacterized protein LOC106297506 — translated: MAIIYSELMRKFDTLSEHIKRLDGQVTENATTIKRETGRLPGRTDANPKRKVNAVLLRSRKRLIPSTIKINNTEKCAEVEKTGENRSRPIILDSPNPESETPQEKESSNTEEAAIDLEEEEEELEEDVENDRQEGTNVDRPTTTKRELDKAICKKAFDKITLEMPLSDAINVSSSIKKYVKVMVSSSFPAAEHSVMMVSEEVSAIIQGSIVNLMPHSVVISLGYDEFKPTKITFVLADRSVRVPEGVLDDVSTKINDCHVPTDFVVLKYQNEPKDPLILGRPSSYSWCDHRCQGRRPLIDKHTSYVDYISELAEESFIDMCSDDPLEKVLTSSEEETISVDSRAEEYTRLMDASMEVANVDDIEDDTLEINVDRYLEKAVDRQPSPLEDWDPEKAPKIELKKLPAGLKYAFLYKNSYHVIVNANLTNVVNKLQKYKKALGYSLEDVHGISPDMCMHRIHLEDDSKSTVEHQRRLNPNLKEVFKKEINKLLDDGVIYPISDSNWFQNCLDNLCKALARCEEKNLVLNWEKCHFMVNDEIVLGHKVSAAGVEVDRAKIEVMTGLPASTNVKDVRSFLGHAGFYRMFIQDFSKIVRPLTFLL